A window of Roseburia hominis A2-183 genomic DNA:
GATTCACATCCATCATGTTCGACGGTTCCCACTATCCGATCGACGAGAACGTTGAGAAGACCAAGGAGCTGGTTCAGGTTGCACATGCAATGGGAATGTCCATCGAGGCTGAGGTTGGTTCCATCGGCGGCGAGGAAGACGGCGTTGTCGGCATGGGCGAGTGCGCAGATCCGGACGAGTGCAAGCGTGTAGCTGATCTTGGTGTAGATATGCTTGCAGCAGGTATCGGTAACATTCACGGAAAATATCCGGCAAACTGGAAGGGCTTAAGCTTTGAGACTCTGGATGCAATCCAGCAGAAGACAGGCGTTATGCCGTTAGTTCTTCACGGTGGTACAGGTATCCCGGCTGACATGATCAAGAAAGCAATCTCTCTCGGTGTTGCAAAGATCAACGTAAACACAGAGTGCCAGTTATCTTTCGCAGATGCTACACGTAAATATATCGAGGCTGGCAAGGATCTGGAAGGCAAGGGCTTTGACCCGCGTAAACTTCTTGCTCCTGGCGCAGAGGCAATCAAGGCAACTGTAAAAGAGAAGATGGAGCTGTTCGGTTCCGTAGGTAAGGCAAACGACTAATTCTTTATGGAATGAAGTTGTTTTGTCGGACAACAGAATTTTTTCACAATAATTTGACTAGAACTTTATTATTTTTGTTAGAAGTGTAAAAATTAAAAATATATAAAGTTTTCGCTTGCATTTCGTTTTAAAAAGTATTATCTTAATACCAACAAAACAATGTGAGCGATGAACAAGGGTGTTCCAATAGACTTGGAATGCCCTTTTTTCTGTATACAGAACTTTACATGAAGTTCTGGTTGAAATCCGACAGGAAATCGCGTACATTAGAATAAGCAAGTCTGGTCTTAGGGGATTGGATTAGTGAGAAGAAAGGATGTAGAAGATGAGCGAAACAGGATACCTTAATGCAGCAGAGATTTTCGGTGAAAACGTATTCAACGATGCAGTAATGCAGGAACGTCTTCCGAAGAAAGTCTACAAGAAGTTAAAGGAAGTAATCAACGAGGGAAAAGAACTGGATCTCGAGACAGCGGATGTTGTCGCACATGAGATGAAAGAGTGGGCGATTGAAAAAGGCGCTACCCATTACACACACTGGTTCCAGCCGCTGACAGGCGTGACCGCAGAGAAGCACGATGCATTTATCACAGCTCCGATGGAGAATGGTAAAGTGCTGATGAGCTTTTCCGGTAAGGAATTGATCAAGGGCGAGCCGGATGCTTCTTCTTTCCCGTCAGGAGGTCTTAGAGCAACATTTGAAGCCAGAGGCTATACCGCATGGGATTGTACATCACCGGCATTCGTGAGACAGGATGCAGCAGGTGCAACCCTTTGTATTCCAACCGCGTTCTGTTCTTACACAGGTGAGGCACTTGACCAG
This region includes:
- the fba gene encoding class II fructose-1,6-bisphosphate aldolase: MLVSAKEMLEKAKAGHYAVGQFNINNLEWTKSVLLTAEELQSPVILGVSEGAGKYMTGFGTVAAMVKAMHDELGITVPVALHLDHGTYEGCYKCIKAGFTSIMFDGSHYPIDENVEKTKELVQVAHAMGMSIEAEVGSIGGEEDGVVGMGECADPDECKRVADLGVDMLAAGIGNIHGKYPANWKGLSFETLDAIQQKTGVMPLVLHGGTGIPADMIKKAISLGVAKINVNTECQLSFADATRKYIEAGKDLEGKGFDPRKLLAPGAEAIKATVKEKMELFGSVGKAND